The segment TTCCTAGCGCTGCTTTGGAGCCTGTTACTGGGTTTGCAGCTCGCCCTGTCCCAAGGGAGCAGCTTTCCTTTCCGAGGGCGCCTCTGGTGAAAAGCTCCCCCGGGCTCTGCAGTTGAGAACTAaccgctgcagggagcagggctcgTGGCTTGTGCTTTTGGGCTGCAAAGGAGCGACCGGCTGGCGTTGGCGGGATGGATTGTACACAGATGATTCTCTCCCTGCTCTTCGTGCTCTGTCCAGGAGCCCAGGAAACAGGTAGGTGTGAGCTGGGGGGCAAGGACGGAGTGCGGGGAGCAAACCACTAacgcagctgctccgctcacatCCAGGCGGGATCAGAGGTGCCGCAACtcggggtgctgctgcacccccaggcaTGAAGCGACTTTCACCATGTGCAGGATTTATGGGATAGTTCAGCGGCTCTCAGCACCGCCACTGTACAACTTGTTCCAGTGACCCGGGTGGGATTTCAGGAGAATGGTCCAGAACTACCTAGTCCTTTATGCGGACAGCTCACGGTGTTCAAACGTCCACAGGACTAAATCAGGAGCGTGGGCAGGTCCCGCAATGGGCTTTCCCTgggctttctctccccccccttgtCTTCTGCAAACCTCGGGAAAGGGTTTGCTCCCCTCGCCCCCATAACTTGCTTTTGTGTTCCCCCGAGATGACTGAACTAGCCCGGGCAGAGCAGCAGCCCCATCACACGGGGCTGATCATAATTACGACGCTGTTCAATGGGTGTGAATCAGTCACCTCTCACTACTGAATGGGAGGTTTAAAAatcaccccccgccccaaatccTACAGTAAAACCTTTGTCCCGCAGACTCCTGCAGGTTTGGGGGGGGCGCTGAAGTCTTGCTTGGTCTATATTCACTTATGGGTGTGCTGATTTCTTTCCATCAGTTCTCCTCCCCAAACAACGTGCGTTCCCCGGAGTTGGGTGGCCCAATCAAAGGGAGGCGGGAAGGCTGCAAAACCGGGTAGTTCTGATGCAGAATCACAAGCGCAGCCACCCCCCTGGTGGGGACAGATGCTACAGGGAGTCGTCGCAGCCCCTGAGCATGGGAAGATGGAGAGGGTTAATGGAAGGGACAAGTAGAAGAGCCGCGGTCCCGGAGGCGGGACCCCAGCGCCCAGAGCAATCTTCACTGCCCTGACTCCCTCACCTTCCCCAAGCGAGGATTGAAAGGGAGGGCGGAGGGGAATCGGAAAATTACCGTCTGACAGCTGGGGAATCCTTAAACAACCGCTGGGTGTGTGTCTCCTTACCACAAAGCAGAGAAATGCACCAGCCTTTGAACACCTCCAGTAAACCACGGAGTTAAATGCCCCAGAACTATGCACAGTCCTGCAGGGAGACAGCATGAGAATTGTAATCCCGCCCCCAGCGCCCTGGTACCTCTGATGAGTGTGATTATGTTTCAGACACAAATTTAATCTCAGCCATGCAAGTGAGCTATTCCGCTTTGCTAGACCCTAGAGCCAAAGATCTGGACGGGGCGGAGAGTGACTAGATAGATCGATGGCGATGGGACCAATCAATCTCCCTTCCTACCATTGCGTTCCCGCCAGCGCGTGCCTCGGTCAGAGCCGCCTGGGCCCAATTGTTACATGCAGCAGCTGCGATGCAAAGTGCTCCCGGGGTCACTCGCCTGCTAACCCCTTTGCTCTcgctctctcccctgcagccttaggTGCTGAACTGAGCGCTGCTGCGGCCGCTTCTGTCGCCGAGGTTCGTCCTTCTAGCGCCACCTGGCCGCTGCGCAGGTCTAAgcgctgctcctgctcctccttgATGGACAAGGAGTGTGTCTACTTCTGCCACCTCGATATCATCTGGATCAACACCCCGGAGTAAGTGGGGGGCCCTTGGAACGCTCTAACCTTCCGTTCACCCGGGCATTAGGGGCGATTGTTGTGAGCCGGTTGCTATGGTTCCCTTTAATTAGGGCCCCAGTGTGCTTCGAAGGGGCACCACTGACAATGACTCCCTGGGACACCAGCAAATGTAACCTCCTCCGTGCAGCTAATGCACCAGCGTGATCAGTGAGAGCGCCTGGGCTCATAGGCTGCATCTAAAGAGTTCATGCCAAACCCTGCAACGAATCCAGTGCATTTTTAGCAGGCATTTTACCTTTGTTGAAAAATAGGTTTAAAAAGGCCATGCACTGCTCTAGAGGGATATTTTTAAGATGGCTAGAGAGGAATGAGTGGTTGAGGATGGAACAGTATTTATTAGCACAGATTTCTCTATACTAATATAGAGCCACATCTCCTGCTTGTTGTACTCACACCagtgttcccattgactttattggagAGACCACTCACGTGAGGAAAGCAAGTGGGATTTGGCCTTATGGATGAAGCAAATAACTTTTAACACTAGGCACAGCAATTCTAGCCTTTCCAGAATTCTTAAAGTGTTAAGATACAACCAAGACTATTTCATAGTTAGGACAGGATGGTTGATGCTATAAAATACTTTTCACTGAGAAGCACAGAAGGTTGAAACGCTGGTGTCTTGTTTCTACCACCCTTATTCCCCTGGAGTGGTAATTTTCTTTGGGAGTCTCTTCAGAGCAAAATCTGGCTCTAAATAACTGTAAATATATTCGGTGAAACCACACTAGTTCTTAAGGATGGCTGGGAGACCCCATTGTGAATTACTACACTTTATAGAATAGTGGGCTTGGGTACAATGCAGAATATGTTACATTTTTCACTTTCCTCCTTAAGGGTGAAGcggatcctcagttggtgtagtgaatattgactttagtggagctatgcctattaacaccagctgaggatctctataattttttttaattgattcttTCTGTGCTTGCAATTTGCCAAAGTTCAGACAGATCAGGTTCTGTTGCATTCTATTGCATATTGATTCATATTTCTTAATTCATGATTAAAAACGCATTATCATAGAAGCAGACACTGTAATCACAATACTGCAGTGGAAATTTTTCAGATAATCCCAAAGTTATGACCAAAAGAGCCTTCCCAGTCCCGCAACCTTTACTCTCAAAAACAGTCCCATTGATAAGATGACACAGAACACACGAATTCAATTAATATCTTTCATGTTGATTTTCTGATCATAGGCGGACTGTGCCGTATGGGCTTGGTGGCCCTTCTCGATCGAGGCGGTCTCTGGAAGATACAACCCCTCGGAAGCAATCAGAATCTAGCAAGAGATGCCGGTGTGCCAACCAAAAAGACAAGAGGTGTCTGAACTTCTGCCAAACAGGAAAAGAACTCTGGTgggttactattattattattgttgtaatCAGTTTTGAACTGCACTCATTGTAAAGGGCCAGGTTGTGGTATATCTACTCATGTTGGTGAATATTTACTCAGGTGAATAGTCCCAGGGAAGTCAGGGGCACTACTTGCCTGACAACTCACCAGCATCATTAAGGATACCGCAATCTGGCCCAGAAGCATCCATTACATTTCTTAAGAAGATGGATCATGTAAAAGTGTCACCAGGTAGATTGAAGCCTTGTGTTTTAATAGcaatattgttttcttttatgtAAACAGGGCTCAGTCCACAATGGAGAAGGGCTGGGATCATCTTAACAAAGGTGAAGATTGCCTGGGACTTGGACTGAAGTGTGTGCACAGGCAACTACTTAACAGCAGGAAAATGAGAAGGTGAGCTACCGTACCCGCTCCTGAACAGGCTGATGATATGAAGTTTCAATAAAGTATAAACACAGCAACTGATCCTACTCCCAGGTGAATCAGTGTGAGTTTAGCCTCTGGCTTCAACTGGGAGCAGAATGGAGCCCTAAAGCATTGACTATTTCTTTTGATGGTTGCTCATCCTAtaaatcaggggtggccaaacttactgaccctccgagccacATAAGACAAACTTTAGAAGTTCAAGAGCAGGGACGCACCTACccgggctcagggcttctgccccatgggaGGCACTTGCTGGGGCTCGGGGATTTAGCCCCATTCCTGTTGAACCCCCGACCGCAGCAGATGcgccctgcagggctgaagccccaagacctccctccccactgggcataagcccctcccccaccactctgCTGCAAGGTAGAGGGCTTCCCCACAAAaaatctggtaggtggagaagggggggggggactccacgagccgcactttaactgtaaaagagccacatgtggctcatgAGCCATGGTTTGGCCACCCCAGCTTTAAATCCTTATCTGCACAATTAAGCTTATTGAGCCCCATACTGTTCACTTCTTATGTGTGCTCTAGGCTTAGCAGAACACCAACCTGAAACAGAGTACGAGCAACTTAAATCTTGACAGAAATATACATGGATTTTTAGTGTGCTCATGCATGATCTGAACTGTTTGAAATTAATGTGTCCCTATTAGCCTTGTAAAATGAGAAGTTGAAATTCGTTCAGGGTTGATTTTTCATGCATACTCCACATTTATTGAAATGTAAGTTATTCATGTACCCAAGTTAAAAACGCCATCTATTCAGCGAGGCATTGCTGGCTTTATAGAACattgtgggtctgattctccacatCCTTGCCCCTTGTGTTGTCAAAGAAACCTAcgcaaagtgagtgcaaaatgCTGCCATTGTAAACTACTACACAAAGGGGTAAGGCTGGAAAGAGACAGGAAGGACCTCAGAAttgggacttctgggttctattccccacTTTGCCACTTACTTCAATGGGACTCAAGAGTAGGAATATAAGTGTATAAAGGTTGCACTATCAGACCCTGTGTGCCTACAGGCAactcacttaacttctctgtttctcagtttactcatctgtaaaacggggataatactGACCTATCTCCTGGAAGTGTTGTGAagctaaattaaattaatgttgAGAGGGCACTTGGAGATCCTCATGTAATAGGTTGAGTGGCATTAGCTGGCCATATTGCAATGCAGTGTAATCCCAGTTGAACGACATAAGTGATGCAATGTGATGAAACCCTACAGCAGTGAGCCCACTTTTTCAAAGAACAACTTTGCAGTAGCAACTCCTGTGAGGCAATTTGCAGCTTGCCATTCTTGAAGCAATTTATGATTTACTCCATTTCTCTCTAAACAGAATTTGActatgggtaacattttcaaaagtgccaaagtcacattttcaaaagtggcataGGCACACAGGAGCAGAAGTTCTATTGGCTTTAACTGAGTCCTAAGGGactaagttacttttgaaaatgagatttaggtttctaaggcccagatcatcaaaggtatttaggctcctaacttccatttaaatcaatggaagttaggaagttgtggatctgggcccaagtcacttaggtgcttttgaaaattttacccgtTATCTGAATTCACTAAAACTGGGTTCCACTTaatctaaaaaaaacccaataatagTAAAATGTAGCCAACAACTACAGAATATCTTTTAATTTGGATACACACAATTTCTGGGGATTAGGGTTTTCAAACTTGCCACAATATCTAATGGGCTGGATCTTCAGTTGGTTTAAATCAGTACAGCTCCAATGGATCTACGGTAATTTACTCCACGTGAGGATCTGACCCCATAAATCTAGATTtagatttatttaattaaaatgctgattttacacacacactcacacacaactATTATTCACACAAGATTGATCTCAATTTTTATAAtagtatttggtgtttttcttgttCTTACAGACTAGAAGCCATTGGTAACAGTATCAAAGCTTCCTTCAGTATCGCAAAGTTAAAGGCTGCACTGCATGAAGTGAAGAGGCTGAAGCATAACAGAACACATAAAAGGCAAAGCATCTGGGAAAGTCTGAAAACAACTTCTTAGTGGGGAGATCACCAACCCTAACCCTGCTCCATCAACAATAACAGATAGAGCATTGCCGAAGCTCTGTTTTGACTTTCACATTCCACATGGCAAAGGCATGTTGTTCTAAATATTAAGCCACCCTCTAACCTCCACCCCAAAGATAGCTAGAAGAAGAAATCTTATATTTGGACAAGGTAAAAGCAGTAAAGACCTAACAGGTCATCCTTCTGGAATCCAATTGGATGTGTTACATTAACAAACGTTGATTGACAGCCGTCTGTCAGAAGAAAGGGAACGTTTGAATGTTGCTTCTGAAAAGAAGGTGTAAAATGGAGTGTTGTTGATCAGTTTGGCAGAtttcagggagaaaaaaaaagactaatgCCAAAAGATGTTGCAAGGAATACCTGATACAGAAACTCCTAAAAAGAAGAGAAATCAAGATTTGAAAGGAGAGACTATTTTTTTTACTTataaattaaaatggaaaatgaacaACATTATGCTACTTTAATCAGCAGTCATTGCATAGATACAAGTCTACCTCACATACTGTATGTTGCACTCCTGCAAAAGTATTTTTTACAAAGTATTGCCTTTACTTATCAGCCACAACCCTTTGCCTTTTTCAGCAGTCTGGTTTACTAGAACAACCACAGTTATCTGAACGGCAGGGCAGACGTTGTGTTTATTTGGCTAACCAAGGTTTTGGATAAAGAAAGGAATTTTCAACATAAATAATAGACAACAGGGGACATGATCTTGTTTAACATAATAGGGAGATTTGGACAACTGAAGGTCTAATAATAGGGTTTGTGCTGTATTGCAGGTTGCCAATAATCCACTGACCCTGATGTGTAACAGAAAGTGTTGCTAGATTAAGGTTTTTTTCAGTGTCTTGTGTGATGTAAATGTGTGGAGACAGAGggttgtttaaaatgaaatcaaaaGGCTAATATCGGGTGACTGTTTATAGCAGTGGATTTACTCACATTATTGAATTTGCTGACTGAGGGCTGATGGAATTTTATGATGtgcttatttttttaacaaatatttatGTTCCTACAAATTATTCCTTTATATTTACCATGTTGAATATACATTGGAATGGGCCATATTGGTCTATGCATGTTTTATGTATTTCTGTGTGAAATCGGGAAATGCTTTGTGCCTGTCAAGGTAAATATCtttagaaataaatatttttaactaCTGTATTGGTCTGGTGGTTAATATTCCCAGATGTCAATAAGATGGCCGGAGTAAGGCTGGGCCTTCCCCGGGACTGCCCTTGGATGCAGTGGGAAGGCTTATATGTTCCAATGGCCCTGAGAGttatgccaatgggagttttaactCCTGGTGGGGGCACCCAAGCCAGACAAAAAGGACCAGATGAAAAGCAGTCCACTGGTCCtccaggtggggcagggggctgagtgaGAGGTCAGTAATCTATCCTCATGAAAAAGTTAACTCATAAAGTAGCCATTCTGGCAAACCGCATGATAGCTGGGGTGGCGGAGCCTTGCTTGTGCCCTAAGAGATGGCTAACGGTGTACAAGGATTCAGATTAAAAAATCCAGTAACTGTGCTGGGGTTGGATAAGAAATATTATATCCAGAGGAACCGAGCCTCCTCCCAGCAAAGTTAATGGTCCCTTTAACTTCAGTAGGACCTAGACCAGACCCTGAGGTATTCATAGGAAAGATGGACCCATAGTTAACATTTGCATCACTCCAAGTCCTTTGGCTTAAGACGGCTGCAGCTGGATGGATGCTGCTTGAAGGGACTGTATGCCAGGTAAATCAAACGAGAAGAGAAGGTTTAAAAACTAACTCTGACCATACAATGAAAGTTGTTATCAAATCCCACAGCCAAAGGAAATAGAGCTGGTAAAAACTTGTCAAACAGAACATTTCCTTGTTTTGCTTGAAAAAccaggctttttaaaataaatcaatacattcagccaaaattttgaaaatttgttttATTAAGAACACACATGGAATGAAAATTCATTTGAAATGTTCAAACATCCTGCAACCCTTCCATATATTGGTGACCAGTTTGTTTGCTGGCGTCCAAAGAACACTTATGTACTGGATGCTGTAGACTTCACTTtgttactcatagactcatagactttaagggcagaagggaccattgtgatcatcttagtctgacctcctgcaggccacaaaaactcacccacccactcctgtaatagacccatacaTTTTTTATGATATTTCAGTTAGACTCAGGGCCAGTTTCCCCTCTTAGGCGCTCTGGGGCAATTCCATTGAGACCAAGATGGGCTGCCCTTGTGTGAAGGGGGACATGTAAACTAATTACAAACCAGACTTTTCAGCGAGAACAAGACTCCAGTGGGGGTTGCACCTTTGATCTCCGTGTTTTAAAGGGAATAGGCCCTCTGACTGCTTTAGCAAAGGATTTGGTGACCTTTGTCAGGTGTGAAAAGACCTCATTAAAGTTCATTCCTTTTCCACTGATTGACCTTcgctgttaaataaataaataaataaatactcggGGCTATGCTTTTTCCCCTGCTTTCTGGCTTAAGTGAAACACAAACATACAGCCTGTTCAACATGGTCTTCCACAAGACCAGCATCATGCCGGGGGACATCGCAGGAATCCGCAAGGCAAAGGTGTGAACTGAGGCATGTAAGCAGACTAGGATCAGAGAAAAGCAGCCTTCTCACTCCAGCCTGCAGCCAGGGTCACtgtcagggaaggaaggaaaaatacaGTTTTAGAGTCAAATGACCTGGgctgtgttttggtttggtttgtttttttgacatttttcttaTATCACCACCTATTTTGGTGGATAGCAGAATGGTAGTTCCACCTTAACTATGGTTCAGAGTGGCTAATTATTTAAAACACAACTGTTCCTAATGCTCTTAAATCCACATGTTGACTCAGATTGGCTCAACATTTGCTGTGCCTTATGAAGGTGTAGTGTAGGGTTAGTGGCCCAAATGTGGGGTTATTTGAGCAAGGAGTTCCTGAGGTATCACACCTTCCCCCTAAAAATCCTGTTTACAAAATCACTTGGTtcttctaggtttcag is part of the Chrysemys picta bellii isolate R12L10 chromosome 2, ASM1138683v2, whole genome shotgun sequence genome and harbors:
- the EDN1 gene encoding endothelin-1, whose amino-acid sequence is MDCTQMILSLLFVLCPGAQETALGAELSAAAAASVAEVRPSSATWPLRRSKRCSCSSLMDKECVYFCHLDIIWINTPERTVPYGLGGPSRSRRSLEDTTPRKQSESSKRCRCANQKDKRCLNFCQTGKELWAQSTMEKGWDHLNKGEDCLGLGLKCVHRQLLNSRKMRRLEAIGNSIKASFSIAKLKAALHEVKRLKHNRTHKRQSIWESLKTTS